The following coding sequences lie in one Xanthomonas hyacinthi genomic window:
- a CDS encoding MFS transporter gives MSVATTGVFRSLRNVNYRIWAAGALVSNVGTWMQRTAQDWLVLAQLTHHNASAVGTVMALQFGPQLLLLPWTGFAADHCDQRKLLMATQAAMGVFALALGLLTVTGIVQLWHVYVFAFLSGCAAAFDAPVRQTFVAELVGDADLPNAVALNSTSFNAARMIGPAVAGVTIASIGSGWAFLLNGASFIAVLLSLFLLRASGLRASARARRTKGHLGEGLRYVWSRPDLRAILVMLFLIGTFGLNFPIFISTMAVGVFHTDARGYGLLSSIMAVGTITGALLAAGRDRPRFMSLLIGAAIFGLGCTLAAIAPNYWLFASALVVIGVAALTFTNATNSLMQLTTEPAMRGRVMALRVGIALGGTPIGAPIVGWVTDHLGPRWALGVGAASGFAAAIVAIYAMTQQIHRPGGGGFEGTTFNDAAIEVRSATNTNTARESGH, from the coding sequence GTGAGTGTGGCGACAACGGGCGTCTTTCGTTCGCTGAGGAACGTCAACTACCGCATTTGGGCGGCCGGCGCGCTGGTCTCGAATGTAGGGACATGGATGCAGCGTACTGCCCAGGATTGGCTGGTCCTCGCCCAGCTCACGCATCACAACGCCTCGGCCGTGGGCACGGTCATGGCGCTCCAGTTTGGGCCGCAGCTCCTGCTCCTGCCCTGGACCGGCTTCGCAGCCGATCACTGCGACCAGCGCAAGCTCCTGATGGCGACCCAAGCGGCCATGGGTGTTTTTGCCTTGGCGTTGGGGCTTCTCACCGTCACAGGCATCGTCCAGCTCTGGCACGTCTATGTGTTTGCTTTTCTGTCCGGCTGCGCGGCGGCATTTGATGCCCCTGTGCGCCAAACCTTCGTGGCGGAACTGGTTGGCGACGCAGATCTGCCAAACGCGGTCGCGCTTAACTCGACTTCGTTCAATGCGGCACGGATGATCGGGCCAGCAGTGGCCGGTGTGACCATCGCTTCGATTGGCTCTGGCTGGGCGTTCCTGCTCAACGGCGCCAGTTTTATCGCGGTGTTGCTCTCCTTGTTTCTGCTGCGCGCCTCCGGTCTGCGTGCGAGCGCACGGGCACGCCGGACCAAGGGGCATCTTGGCGAGGGATTGCGCTACGTATGGTCCCGACCGGACCTCCGGGCGATCCTGGTCATGCTGTTTCTGATCGGCACATTCGGACTGAATTTCCCGATCTTCATCTCGACCATGGCCGTCGGTGTTTTCCACACCGATGCACGTGGCTATGGCCTCCTATCCTCGATCATGGCTGTCGGTACCATCACAGGGGCACTGCTTGCCGCCGGTCGCGATCGACCACGGTTCATGTCCCTGCTGATCGGTGCCGCGATTTTCGGACTCGGTTGCACGTTGGCCGCCATCGCCCCGAACTATTGGCTGTTCGCCAGCGCTCTGGTCGTCATCGGTGTGGCCGCCTTGACCTTCACCAACGCGACCAACAGCTTGATGCAGCTCACGACCGAGCCTGCCATGCGCGGACGGGTGATGGCCTTGCGCGTGGGCATCGCGCTCGGAGGTACGCCGATCGGTGCGCCGATCGTGGGTTGGGTGACTGACCATCTGGGGCCGCGCTGGGCACTCGGCGTCGGCGCGGCATCTGGCTTTGCCGCGGCCATCGTAGCCATCTACGCCATGACGCAACAAATTCATCGACCGGGCGGAGGCGGATTCGAGGGCACGACTTTTAATGATGCGGCGATCGAGGTCCGTTCGGCCACCAACACGAACACTGCACGAGAATCCGGGCACTGA
- a CDS encoding MarR family winged helix-turn-helix transcriptional regulator — protein sequence MTKQSRTSEAHQSAALAGELRISMGKLMRRLREQAHPGDFTSAQKSVLLRLDRDGPATVSALARAESVRPQSMRITVAGLEAIGAVSGESDPADGRQTLINLTPTFRKTLRTSRAAKEDWLLRALQAQLSPQEQDALAAAVKLLQRLADF from the coding sequence ATGACCAAACAATCACGCACGTCCGAAGCTCATCAGTCAGCCGCCCTGGCCGGTGAGCTGCGCATTTCCATGGGCAAACTGATGCGACGGTTGCGGGAGCAGGCGCATCCGGGCGACTTCACCTCCGCCCAGAAGTCGGTTCTCCTTCGTCTGGATCGCGACGGGCCTGCAACCGTCTCCGCTCTCGCCCGGGCGGAGAGCGTGCGTCCGCAGTCCATGCGCATCACAGTGGCCGGTCTGGAGGCCATTGGGGCCGTCAGTGGTGAGTCCGACCCGGCCGATGGCCGGCAAACCCTGATCAACCTGACCCCCACTTTCCGAAAAACCCTCAGGACCAGCCGGGCCGCCAAAGAAGACTGGCTGCTCCGTGCTTTGCAAGCGCAACTGTCGCCCCAGGAACAGGACGCACTCGCGGCCGCAGTGAAACTGCTGCAGCGGCTCGCAGACTTCTGA
- a CDS encoding isochorismatase family protein codes for MALTTLDPNTALIVVDLQKGLVGAPFIHPIGKVVERSRALLHAFRERGLPVVLVNVAGGAPGRTERPRRSEPFPAGWTDLIAELDQQPGDIVVTKRTWGAFVSTDLEGRLKALGVTQVVVTGVATGTGVESTARQAYEHGFNVTLAVDAMTDGSPEAHEYSIKHVFPKLGETGTAQDIIDLLGTRSA; via the coding sequence ATGGCTCTCACCACGCTCGATCCGAACACCGCCCTCATCGTCGTCGATCTGCAAAAAGGTCTTGTCGGCGCCCCTTTCATCCACCCCATAGGCAAGGTCGTGGAGCGCTCGCGTGCACTGCTCCACGCGTTTCGCGAACGCGGCTTGCCAGTTGTGCTGGTCAACGTCGCCGGTGGAGCACCGGGCCGCACCGAGCGGCCGCGCCGCAGCGAACCATTTCCGGCCGGATGGACAGACCTGATTGCCGAACTCGACCAGCAGCCCGGTGACATTGTCGTGACGAAGCGGACCTGGGGTGCGTTCGTCAGCACCGACCTTGAGGGCCGGCTGAAGGCACTGGGCGTCACCCAGGTGGTCGTCACCGGCGTCGCTACCGGGACCGGCGTCGAGTCGACAGCTCGACAAGCGTATGAGCATGGCTTCAACGTCACTTTGGCCGTTGACGCGATGACGGACGGGAGTCCCGAGGCACATGAGTACAGCATCAAGCACGTCTTCCCGAAGCTCGGCGAAACGGGTACGGCGCAAGACATCATCGATCTGCTTGGAACGAGGAGCGCCTGA
- a CDS encoding NmrA family NAD(P)-binding protein, whose product MNNIVTVAGATGQLGQRVALALARRGASVRALLRSTSSHRGHEALLRAGADVRSVSFEDGPGLTEAVRGSSCVVSALSGLADVIVDAQTNLLGAVEAAEVPRFMPSDFSCDLTKVPPGENRNFDLRRTFHDVLAKSPVRATSILNGAFADMLAWTRSPLYDFARCRVAYWGSPDQRLDFTAMDDVGEFTAAAALDAAAPRFLRIAGNEASARDLAGIARDVFGAPYELACEGALSELADRIRAVRAADPASEASVFPPFQGMQYLHNMFTGQGKLLSLDNDRYPEIRWTSVRELLQQRKSSTQAEV is encoded by the coding sequence ATGAACAACATCGTGACGGTCGCCGGAGCCACCGGACAACTCGGCCAGCGCGTCGCACTCGCGCTGGCGCGCAGAGGCGCATCTGTCCGCGCGTTGCTGCGCAGCACCTCCTCTCATCGCGGTCACGAAGCGTTGCTGCGCGCGGGAGCCGACGTGCGCTCGGTGTCATTCGAGGATGGCCCCGGGCTGACTGAAGCTGTCCGCGGATCGTCCTGCGTGGTATCGGCACTGTCGGGCCTCGCAGACGTCATCGTGGACGCGCAGACCAACTTGCTGGGTGCCGTCGAAGCGGCCGAGGTGCCGCGATTCATGCCGTCCGATTTCTCCTGCGACTTGACCAAGGTTCCGCCCGGAGAGAACCGTAATTTCGATCTGCGTCGCACATTTCACGACGTGCTTGCGAAGTCGCCGGTACGGGCGACATCGATCCTCAACGGCGCATTCGCCGACATGCTTGCGTGGACACGCTCGCCCCTCTACGACTTCGCTCGATGCCGGGTTGCCTACTGGGGGTCGCCCGATCAACGCCTGGACTTCACCGCGATGGACGATGTGGGTGAGTTCACCGCTGCGGCAGCCCTGGACGCAGCGGCACCGCGCTTTCTGCGCATCGCAGGCAACGAGGCCAGCGCACGCGACCTGGCGGGCATCGCGCGAGATGTCTTCGGGGCACCCTACGAACTGGCATGCGAGGGCGCCCTGAGCGAGTTGGCCGATCGCATACGGGCCGTACGCGCCGCCGATCCCGCGAGCGAGGCCAGCGTCTTCCCGCCATTCCAGGGCATGCAATACCTGCACAACATGTTCACCGGGCAAGGCAAGCTCTTGTCTCTGGACAACGACCGATACCCGGAGATCCGCTGGACGAGCGTTCGCGAGCTGCTGCAGCAGCGGAAATCAAGCACCCAGGCAGAAGTATGA
- a CDS encoding MtnX-like HAD-IB family phosphatase, with translation MSRRAALRAQWKILCDFDGTVSLQDVTDTLLERLGGPGWRALEDDWVAGRIGARECMRGQVALLDGDVDALHRVLDEVRIDPGFVRFVDLARDLGMPLSIVSDGLDYPIARILARHGLHQLPIIANRLLRTDAGQWRMASPHAQPGCASGTCKCAVMAQQAPARSTLLVGDGRSDFCVAGKADLVFAKDGLLRHCRGSGIAHRAIGGFNDAIALLHELAAPVAATPRLPLPVSQRA, from the coding sequence ATGAGCCGGAGAGCCGCCTTGCGCGCCCAGTGGAAGATTCTTTGCGATTTCGACGGTACCGTGTCGCTGCAGGACGTGACCGACACCTTGCTCGAGCGTCTCGGCGGCCCTGGCTGGCGCGCGCTGGAAGACGATTGGGTGGCCGGGCGGATCGGTGCGCGCGAGTGCATGCGCGGCCAGGTGGCGCTGCTCGACGGCGACGTGGATGCGCTGCACCGGGTGCTCGACGAGGTCCGCATCGATCCGGGGTTCGTGCGCTTCGTGGATCTGGCGCGCGACCTCGGCATGCCGCTGAGCATCGTCAGCGACGGCCTGGATTATCCCATCGCGCGGATCCTGGCGCGGCACGGCCTGCACCAGTTGCCGATCATCGCCAACCGCCTGCTGCGCACCGACGCCGGGCAATGGCGCATGGCCTCGCCGCATGCGCAGCCTGGCTGCGCCAGCGGCACCTGCAAGTGCGCGGTCATGGCCCAGCAGGCACCGGCGCGTTCCACCTTGCTGGTCGGCGACGGCCGCTCCGATTTCTGCGTGGCCGGCAAGGCCGACCTGGTCTTCGCCAAGGACGGCCTTTTACGCCATTGCCGCGGCAGCGGCATCGCCCACCGCGCGATCGGCGGGTTCAACGACGCCATCGCCCTGCTGCACGAGCTCGCCGCGCCGGTCGCGGCCACTCCGCGCCTCCCACTCCCCGTTTCCCAACGAGCCTGA
- a CDS encoding aspartate aminotransferase family protein translates to MLADEAEYCSFGDTVHYSEPPRIFAHCDGSYLYDTEDVPYLDLQMWYSAVNFGYANPRLNGALKRQIDSLPQVASQYLHPTKIELAKTIAKDAERKWGRKGRVHFNVGGAQSVEDSLKLVRNATGGKSLMFAFEGGYHGRTLGASAITSSYRYRRRYGHFDRAQFIEFPYHFRGPKGISKEEYGEQCVARFERLFETEYNGVWDPKAGQCEYAAFYVEPIQGTGGYVIPPPNFFTGLKRVLDKYGILLVVDEIQMGFFRTGKLWAIEHFGVTPDVLVFGKALTNGLNPLAGIWAREELINPTVFPPGSTHSTFASNPLGTAVGLETMRMLAETDYESMVMAKGAHFLGGLRDLQKRHPEIGDVDGLGLALRAEICQADGFTPNRKLLDTMVDMGLEGELRHNGKRIGLVLDVGGYYKNVITLAPSLHISHDEIDLGLSLLDQLLTRAKRVA, encoded by the coding sequence ATGCTGGCCGACGAGGCCGAGTACTGCTCGTTCGGCGACACCGTGCACTACAGCGAGCCGCCGCGGATCTTCGCGCACTGCGACGGCAGCTATCTGTACGACACCGAGGACGTGCCGTACCTGGACCTGCAGATGTGGTATTCGGCGGTCAATTTCGGCTACGCCAATCCGCGCCTGAACGGTGCGTTGAAGCGGCAGATCGACAGCCTGCCGCAGGTGGCCAGCCAGTATCTGCACCCGACCAAGATCGAACTGGCCAAGACCATCGCCAAGGACGCCGAACGCAAGTGGGGCCGCAAGGGCCGCGTGCACTTCAACGTCGGCGGCGCGCAGTCGGTGGAGGATTCGCTGAAGCTGGTGCGCAACGCCACTGGCGGCAAGAGCCTGATGTTCGCCTTCGAGGGCGGCTACCACGGCCGCACCCTGGGCGCTTCGGCGATCACCTCCTCGTACCGCTACCGGCGCCGCTACGGCCATTTCGACCGCGCCCAGTTCATCGAATTCCCGTACCACTTCCGCGGCCCCAAGGGCATTTCCAAGGAAGAGTACGGCGAGCAGTGCGTGGCCAGGTTCGAACGCCTGTTCGAGACCGAGTACAACGGCGTGTGGGACCCCAAGGCCGGGCAATGCGAGTACGCCGCGTTCTACGTCGAGCCGATCCAGGGCACCGGCGGCTACGTGATCCCGCCGCCGAACTTCTTCACCGGCCTGAAGCGGGTGCTCGACAAGTACGGCATCCTGCTGGTGGTGGACGAGATCCAGATGGGCTTCTTCCGCACCGGCAAGCTGTGGGCGATCGAGCATTTCGGGGTGACCCCGGACGTGCTGGTGTTCGGCAAGGCGCTGACCAACGGGCTCAATCCGCTGGCCGGGATCTGGGCGCGCGAGGAACTGATCAACCCGACCGTGTTCCCGCCGGGCTCGACCCATTCCACCTTCGCCTCCAATCCGCTCGGCACCGCGGTGGGCCTGGAGACCATGCGCATGCTGGCCGAGACCGATTACGAGAGCATGGTCATGGCCAAGGGCGCGCATTTCCTGGGCGGCCTGCGCGACCTGCAGAAGCGCCATCCGGAAATCGGCGACGTCGACGGCCTGGGCCTGGCGCTGCGTGCGGAGATCTGCCAGGCGGACGGCTTCACCCCGAACCGCAAGCTGCTCGACACGATGGTGGACATGGGCCTGGAGGGCGAGCTGCGCCACAACGGCAAGCGCATCGGCCTGGTGCTGGACGTGGGCGGCTACTACAAGAACGTGATCACCCTGGCGCCGTCGCTGCACATCAGCCACGACGAGATCGATCTGGGCTTGTCGCTGCTGGACCAGTTGCTGACCCGCGCCAAGCGGGTGGCGTGA
- a CDS encoding beta-ketoacyl-[acyl-carrier-protein] synthase family protein has translation MDRSAQGQRVVVTGMGAVSALGLGADALWRGMREGRSGIAALATPDPQATLKMRLAATVPGFAPQAAQLGGIAPGQLDRMTQMALVAACEAVAQSGLDLHGAGGARGAVVLGTGVGAELSRDEQSRRLYREQAERLHPLTIVRSMNNAPVSQISIAFGLRGPAFAVSSACASANHALAQAALLIRHGLADVAISGGSEACLSLPLIRAWEAMRVVSDDTCRPFCAQRSGLVLGEGAGVFVLESAAHAAARGAVPLAELAGFGLGADAHDIVAPSVDGAATAMRLALQDAGLEPQQIDYINAHGTGTLANDRCETQAIRQVFGNHADALAVSSTKAVHGHALGAAGALELVAAIGALREQTLPPTANFLDPDPDCDLDYVPNQARAQPVRAVLSNSFAFGGLNAVLALREAR, from the coding sequence ATGGACCGCTCGGCGCAGGGACAACGCGTCGTCGTCACCGGGATGGGCGCGGTCAGCGCGCTCGGCCTGGGTGCCGATGCCCTGTGGCGCGGCATGCGCGAAGGCCGTAGCGGCATCGCCGCGCTGGCCACGCCCGATCCGCAGGCCACGCTGAAGATGCGCCTGGCCGCCACCGTGCCCGGTTTCGCGCCGCAGGCGGCGCAGCTGGGCGGCATCGCGCCCGGCCAGTTGGACCGCATGACGCAGATGGCGCTGGTCGCGGCCTGCGAAGCGGTGGCCCAATCCGGACTGGACCTGCACGGCGCAGGCGGCGCACGCGGCGCGGTGGTGCTCGGCACCGGCGTCGGCGCCGAACTCAGCCGCGACGAACAGTCGCGGCGGCTGTACCGCGAGCAGGCCGAGCGCCTGCATCCGCTGACCATCGTGCGCAGCATGAACAACGCCCCGGTCAGCCAGATCAGCATCGCCTTCGGCCTGCGCGGCCCGGCCTTCGCCGTGTCCAGCGCCTGCGCCTCGGCCAACCATGCGCTGGCGCAAGCCGCGCTGCTGATCCGCCACGGTCTGGCCGACGTGGCCATCAGCGGCGGCAGCGAAGCCTGCCTGAGCCTGCCGCTGATCCGCGCCTGGGAGGCGATGCGGGTGGTCAGCGACGACACCTGCCGGCCGTTCTGCGCGCAGCGCAGCGGCCTGGTACTGGGCGAAGGCGCCGGCGTGTTCGTGCTGGAAAGCGCCGCGCACGCGGCCGCGCGCGGCGCCGTCCCGCTGGCCGAACTGGCCGGCTTCGGCCTGGGCGCCGATGCGCACGACATCGTCGCGCCCAGCGTCGACGGCGCCGCCACCGCGATGCGCCTGGCCCTGCAGGACGCCGGCCTGGAGCCGCAGCAGATCGACTACATCAACGCCCACGGCACCGGCACCCTGGCCAACGACCGTTGCGAGACGCAGGCGATCCGGCAGGTGTTCGGCAACCATGCCGATGCGTTGGCGGTGAGTTCGACCAAGGCGGTACACGGCCATGCGCTCGGCGCCGCCGGCGCGCTGGAACTGGTCGCGGCGATCGGCGCGTTGCGCGAGCAGACGCTGCCGCCGACCGCAAACTTCCTCGATCCGGATCCGGACTGCGACCTGGACTACGTGCCCAACCAGGCCCGCGCGCAACCGGTGCGCGCGGTACTCAGCAATTCCTTCGCCTTCGGCGGCCTCAACGCGGTACTCGCCTTGCGCGAAGCGCGCTGA
- a CDS encoding epoxide hydrolase family protein produces the protein MNTALISPLQLKVSEAQLLDLHERLARTRFPDKETVEDTTQGVRLGTMRALCEHWRTGYDWRQTEELLNRVGQYTTEIDGLTVHFLHARSLHPDALPLVLCHGWPGSVLEFKKVIEPLTHPPSRGGARPQAFHVIAPSMPGFGFSGKPTATGWGLPRIADAWIELVRRLGYEDRWALQGGDLGAGVCDAIARKRPKGLVGMHLNFAMFMTTPAEAAEATPAEKEMLKDASQFWDQLSGYAKVQSTRPQTLGYSLADSPAGLAAWIYAMFQDTGGTRGDAEGTFTKDEILDHVMMYWLNDSGASAARLYWELAKVGGPAGGQPPGPITVPTGFTMLPKEHVRKSRRWLERRYSQVVYFNEGTAGGHFAAMEQPEVLVDDIRKTFEQIHRP, from the coding sequence ATGAACACAGCCCTCATCTCACCCTTGCAGCTGAAAGTATCTGAAGCGCAACTCCTCGATCTGCACGAGCGATTGGCGCGCACCCGATTCCCCGACAAGGAGACCGTCGAAGACACGACGCAGGGTGTCCGTCTCGGAACAATGCGCGCCTTGTGCGAGCACTGGCGTACCGGCTACGACTGGCGCCAGACGGAAGAGCTGCTGAATCGGGTTGGCCAATACACCACCGAGATCGACGGCCTCACGGTGCACTTCCTTCATGCGCGGTCGCTGCATCCGGATGCGCTCCCTCTCGTCCTGTGCCATGGCTGGCCTGGCTCGGTGCTGGAGTTCAAGAAGGTGATCGAGCCGCTGACCCATCCGCCGTCGCGCGGCGGAGCACGGCCGCAGGCCTTCCATGTCATCGCCCCGTCGATGCCGGGCTTCGGCTTTTCTGGCAAGCCCACAGCCACCGGATGGGGCTTGCCGCGCATTGCCGACGCCTGGATTGAGCTCGTTCGGCGTCTTGGCTACGAGGACCGCTGGGCGCTCCAGGGGGGCGACCTGGGCGCCGGTGTGTGCGATGCGATTGCCCGAAAACGACCCAAGGGTTTGGTCGGCATGCACCTGAACTTCGCGATGTTCATGACCACGCCTGCCGAGGCCGCCGAGGCGACGCCTGCCGAAAAGGAAATGCTGAAGGACGCCAGCCAGTTTTGGGATCAACTCTCAGGCTACGCCAAGGTGCAATCGACGCGACCACAGACCCTCGGCTACTCGCTGGCGGACTCGCCCGCAGGATTGGCCGCGTGGATTTACGCGATGTTCCAGGACACAGGAGGCACGCGTGGCGACGCGGAGGGGACCTTCACCAAGGACGAGATACTCGACCACGTCATGATGTACTGGCTGAACGATTCCGGGGCTTCCGCGGCCCGGCTCTACTGGGAGCTGGCCAAGGTGGGTGGCCCTGCGGGAGGGCAGCCCCCCGGCCCGATTACGGTTCCCACGGGCTTCACGATGCTGCCGAAGGAGCATGTGCGCAAGTCACGTCGTTGGCTCGAGCGGCGATACAGTCAAGTGGTGTATTTCAACGAGGGCACCGCCGGCGGGCACTTCGCGGCCATGGAGCAACCGGAGGTTCTCGTGGACGACATTCGAAAGACGTTCGAGCAAATACATCGACCCTAG
- a CDS encoding LysR family transcriptional regulator, whose protein sequence is MTTYSASRLQGITVFVQAVEAGSFTAAGQRIGLSKSAVGKGVATLEQRLGVRLLDRTTRRLALTAEGADFYQSCLRVLAELDEAESRAASRRREVSGTLRISLPVTFGRRWVMPVLRDLVRRHLKLALDVAFSDRAVDLLEETIDLAVRLGEPGNSASLSARYLGLQRTVTCGSPAYFAEHGAPTSIGELAGHDCITFGRSGDVFPWQLLDGEGRAVKVKIKGRHTISDGDALRAAVLDGLGIAQFPTWLVADELRSGTLQTVFAAQGVEGSSIHALWPATRDLAPKIRAVVDELMRAFMPVAPWDRDLA, encoded by the coding sequence ATGACGACCTACAGTGCCTCCCGTCTCCAAGGCATCACCGTCTTCGTCCAGGCAGTGGAGGCCGGCAGTTTCACCGCGGCCGGGCAGAGAATCGGTCTTTCCAAGTCGGCAGTGGGCAAGGGCGTGGCGACACTGGAGCAGCGATTGGGCGTGCGCCTGCTCGACCGAACCACCCGGCGGCTTGCGCTGACTGCGGAGGGGGCCGACTTCTATCAAAGCTGCCTGCGCGTGCTCGCCGAATTGGACGAGGCCGAGTCGCGGGCCGCCTCGCGCCGCAGAGAGGTGTCGGGAACCCTGCGCATCAGCCTGCCGGTGACCTTCGGGAGGCGGTGGGTGATGCCGGTGCTGCGCGACCTCGTTCGGCGGCACCTGAAGCTCGCGCTGGACGTGGCGTTTTCGGACCGCGCGGTCGATCTGCTGGAAGAGACCATCGACCTGGCGGTGCGCTTGGGAGAGCCAGGCAACAGCGCCTCTCTTTCGGCGCGTTATCTGGGGCTTCAGAGAACGGTCACCTGCGGCTCGCCGGCCTACTTCGCAGAACATGGAGCCCCAACATCCATCGGCGAGCTTGCAGGCCACGATTGCATCACCTTCGGACGAAGTGGCGACGTGTTCCCGTGGCAACTGCTGGATGGCGAGGGACGTGCCGTGAAGGTCAAGATCAAGGGGCGGCACACCATCAGCGATGGAGATGCGTTGCGCGCGGCTGTGCTCGATGGCCTGGGCATCGCGCAGTTTCCTACCTGGCTGGTGGCCGATGAACTGAGGAGCGGCACGCTGCAGACGGTTTTCGCGGCGCAAGGCGTCGAGGGTTCTTCGATCCACGCACTATGGCCGGCAACGCGGGATCTGGCGCCCAAGATCAGGGCGGTCGTCGATGAACTCATGCGGGCGTTCATGCCTGTAGCTCCGTGGGACAGGGATTTGGCCTGA
- a CDS encoding zinc-dependent alcohol dehydrogenase family protein: protein MASESMKAWQLPAFGLQHLELAQRPVPRPGPDEVLVKVAAVSLNYRDKLVVNGELLPERPRMPLVPISDMAGEVVELGSQTRRFEVGDRVMGNFWTQWLDGEPPRAMLKHGLSLGGPLPGMLAEYVVLPEEVAVAAPSSLSNEEASTLPVAALTAWFALVEAGRLRKGQTVLVQGTGGVSLFGLQFAQALGARVIVTSRSDAKLARAKALGAWASINTRHVAAWAQAALDLTNGDGVDQVLELIGGDNLRQSVEALAGSGHILQIGFLDDTELRMPAIPLMLRRATLRGVSVGHRRAFEEMNQAIDRHGIKPVIDKVFSFAEAHAAFARLEHGPFGKLVIKVGQ, encoded by the coding sequence ATGGCGTCCGAATCCATGAAGGCCTGGCAATTGCCTGCCTTTGGGCTGCAACACCTGGAACTGGCGCAGCGGCCGGTGCCGCGCCCTGGCCCCGACGAAGTGCTGGTCAAGGTCGCGGCGGTCTCGCTGAATTACCGGGACAAATTGGTGGTCAACGGCGAACTGTTGCCGGAGCGGCCGCGAATGCCATTGGTCCCGATTTCCGACATGGCCGGGGAAGTGGTCGAACTGGGTTCGCAAACCCGTCGTTTCGAGGTCGGCGACCGGGTCATGGGCAACTTCTGGACGCAATGGCTAGACGGTGAGCCGCCGCGGGCGATGCTCAAGCACGGCTTGTCGCTGGGCGGCCCGCTACCGGGCATGCTTGCAGAATATGTCGTGCTTCCCGAGGAGGTGGCCGTCGCGGCGCCCTCGTCCTTGTCGAATGAAGAGGCCTCCACCCTGCCCGTCGCAGCCCTCACGGCCTGGTTCGCGCTGGTGGAAGCAGGACGGCTGCGGAAAGGACAGACGGTACTGGTCCAGGGCACCGGCGGCGTGTCGTTGTTCGGCCTGCAGTTCGCCCAAGCGCTGGGAGCGCGCGTGATCGTGACGTCGCGCAGCGACGCCAAGCTGGCCCGTGCGAAAGCGCTTGGCGCCTGGGCCAGCATCAACACCCGCCATGTTGCTGCCTGGGCGCAAGCAGCGCTCGACCTGACCAATGGCGATGGCGTCGATCAGGTGCTGGAACTGATCGGCGGGGACAATCTGCGCCAGTCCGTCGAAGCCCTGGCCGGGTCCGGGCATATCCTGCAGATAGGCTTCCTGGATGACACCGAGCTGCGCATGCCGGCTATTCCGCTGATGCTCAGGCGCGCCACCTTGCGAGGTGTTTCTGTTGGACACCGGCGTGCATTCGAGGAGATGAACCAGGCCATTGACCGGCATGGCATCAAGCCGGTGATCGACAAGGTGTTTTCGTTCGCTGAAGCGCATGCGGCGTTTGCGCGCCTCGAACACGGGCCATTCGGAAAACTGGTCATCAAGGTCGGCCAGTAG
- a CDS encoding LysR family transcriptional regulator: MQLSDLRIFLRVLDSGSLSGAARATGLPKSSISRALNRLESDVGAALLDRSGRRVKVTDAGSALQPHAVSLLSAADEAQASIDSTAGLLRGTLKVNAPFALAAILLSPMLADFLKRYPDLDLVLEVDNRRVDLAAEEVDVALRIGPLPSSELVARHLTDMALWTCASPAYLVAHGMPHEPSQLSAHRLLSRINQPARWRYTSAKGEHLDVSVPPRTVIPDVAALLPILIGGCGIGRLPDFLAAPAIRDGSLTRLLPHHASDVVQLHAVYTNRKTLSTKARVFIDAVACHLSELQRTWK; this comes from the coding sequence ATGCAACTCTCCGATCTGAGGATCTTTCTTCGCGTGCTCGACAGCGGCTCGCTGTCGGGGGCGGCGCGCGCAACCGGCCTACCCAAGTCGTCGATCAGCCGTGCGCTGAATCGGCTGGAGTCCGACGTGGGCGCGGCGCTGCTCGACCGCTCGGGACGGCGCGTGAAGGTCACTGACGCAGGTAGCGCGTTGCAGCCGCACGCAGTGTCTCTGCTGAGCGCTGCCGACGAGGCACAGGCGTCCATCGACAGCACCGCCGGGCTGTTGCGCGGCACGCTCAAGGTGAATGCCCCGTTTGCACTCGCCGCCATCTTGCTTTCGCCCATGCTCGCGGACTTCCTGAAGCGGTATCCAGACCTCGACCTGGTGCTGGAAGTCGACAACCGCAGGGTCGACCTCGCCGCCGAAGAGGTCGATGTCGCCTTGCGCATCGGCCCGCTGCCCAGCTCGGAGCTCGTCGCACGCCACCTCACGGACATGGCGCTGTGGACGTGCGCCAGTCCTGCTTATCTGGTGGCGCACGGAATGCCGCACGAACCGTCGCAGCTGAGTGCCCATCGCCTGCTGTCACGCATCAACCAGCCCGCGCGCTGGCGCTATACCTCGGCAAAGGGCGAGCACCTCGACGTAAGCGTGCCGCCCCGCACCGTCATCCCTGATGTCGCTGCGTTGTTGCCGATCCTCATCGGCGGCTGTGGCATCGGCCGACTGCCAGACTTCCTCGCGGCGCCGGCCATCCGGGACGGCTCACTGACGCGATTGCTGCCACACCACGCATCGGATGTCGTCCAATTGCACGCCGTGTACACCAACCGGAAGACGCTTTCGACGAAGGCGCGGGTCTTCATCGATGCCGTTGCCTGTCACCTGTCCGAACTGCAGCGAACGTGGAAATAG